The Astyanax mexicanus isolate ESR-SI-001 chromosome 12, AstMex3_surface, whole genome shotgun sequence genome window below encodes:
- the foxb2 gene encoding forkhead box protein B2, with protein sequence MPRPGKNSYSDQKPPYSYISLTAMAIQNSSEKMLPLSDIYKFIMERFPYYRENTQRWQNSLRHNLSFNDCFIKIPRRPDQPGKGSFWALHPDCGDMFENGSFLRRRKRFKVLRAEHKTALHPYHPHHHTQQHHPHHHHHSHHPHHPAKLTATHPDYLGAVGRLSSHFQSYAQAGGFKHPFAIESLIGRDYKGVMPIASVMHHLGYPVPTPGLGGVVNPVWPHMGVLAEPPPMSTEYPHFGVAVKGLYHHPGGANMPAVPVPIKPTPTLAAMPALTSLSRLDRETTDLVEDKSGTLHAALL encoded by the coding sequence ATGCCTCGGCCGGGCAAGAACTCCTACAGCGACCAGAAGCCGCCTTACTCATACATCTCGCTGACGGCCATGGCCATTCAAAACTCATCAGAGAAGATGCTGCCGTTGAGTGACATCTACAAATTCATCATGGAACGCTTCCCGTACTACCGCGAGAACACGCAACGCTGGCAGAACTCTCTCCGCCACAACCTGTCTTTCAACGACTGCTTCATCAAGATCCCACGACGACCCGACCAGCCTGGCAAGGGCAGCTTTTGGGCGCTGCACCCAGACTGTGGTGACATGTTCGAGAACGGGAGCTTCCTGCGGCGACGGAAGCGCTTCAAGGTCCTGCGGGCAGAGCACAAGACTGCCCTGCATCCGTATCACCCACACCACCACACCCAGCAGCACcacccacaccaccaccaccacagccaCCATCCGCATCACCCAGCCAAGCTGACCGCCACTCATCCAGACTACCTGGGAGCTGTGGGGCGACTCTCCTCGCACTTCCAGAGCTATGCCCAGGCCGGCGGCTTTAAGCATCCCTTCGCCATCGAGAGCCTGATTGGACGAGACTATAAAGGTGTGATGCCCATCGCCTCTGTCATGCATCACTTAGGGTACCCGGTTCCTACCCCTGGTCTGGGCGGTGTGGTCAACCCTGTGTGGCCCCACATGGGGGTCCTGGCCGAGCCACCACCCATGTCGACCGAGTACCCTCACTTTGGGGTGGCCGTCAAGGGGCTCTACCACCATCCCGGAGGTGCCAACATGCCAGCAGTGCCTGTGCCCATCAAACCCACCCCAACGCTGGCTGCCATGCCTGCTCTGACTAGCCTGTCCCGGCTCGACAGAGAAACAACGGATCTGGTGGAGGACAAGAGTGGAACTCTGCATGCTGCCCTGCTGTAG
- the LOC103029345 gene encoding C2 calcium-dependent domain-containing protein 4C, whose protein sequence is MMWILRKVQETAETLPLEISRLVSKNSEEITAKANLLNKLHSNVLTPDKIPEFFLPPRLSRRSLVAAESTVSQLLGGKIPDCGLKFPPKLDLTPKTKPDLKKSTVEGRRGPKPVPFALKNYESGLFESPNTRRKESLFHSAFTNYKLERVTTRVVPKLPSITVLKASSVESDTSSSADSSPHSSPPPSWPIRRKLGSLLASTESLHKENKTLSTLNENVKVTPIKANRQGTVAQQPNSSTLAPPLQFPMDMLHCQERFHSEHVLLLSQTGSVRLSASYFSTSGDLPTVRIRVVSVEGLRESGDLRPLHCALTLSLTPGKLQRQHSTIIRNCRNPVFNEDFFFTEPGGQEGRLLEMALRVKVLDKASGLGRAAVLGVGVKPLSELLTQ, encoded by the coding sequence ATGATGTGGATTCTTCGGAAAGTCCAAGAGACTGCTGAGACCCTTCCACTGGAGATCAGTCGACTGGTCAGCAAAAACTCAGAAGAGATCACAGCGAAAGCAAACCTCCTCAACAAACTCCACAGCAACGTTTTGACACCAGATAAGATCCCTGAGTTCTTCTTGCCTCCCAGGCTTAGCAGACGCTCACTTGTAGCTGCGGAAAGTACAGTTTCCCAACTGCTTGGTGGAAAGATACCTGACTGTGGTCTAAAATTTCCACCAAAACTTGATTTGACCCCTAAAACCAAACCAGATTTGAAGAAGAGCACTGTGGAGGGCCGAAGGGGTCCAAAGCCAGTTCCGTTTGCTCTGAAAAACTATGAGTCTGGTCTGTTTGAAAGTCCAAACACAAGGCGTAAAGAGTCGCTGTTCCACTCGGCGTTCACCAACTACAAGCTGGAGCGAGTGACCACCAGGGTGGTGCCAAAACTTCCCTCCATTACAGTGTTGAAGGCAAGCAGCGTGGAGAGTGATACCTCTTCCTCTGCTGACTCCTCCCCTCACAGTTCACCTCCTCCTTCTTGGCCAATCAGACGCAAACTGGGTTCCCTTTTGGCATCAACCGAATCACTTCATAAGGAAAATAAGACACTGTCTACTCTTAACGAAAATGTAAAGGTAACCCCAATTAAAGCCAATCGCCAAGGAACAGTCGCCCAACAGCCTAACAGCTCTACACTAGCCCCGCCCCTCCAGTTCCCAATGGACATGCTGCACTGCCAGGAACGCTTCCACAGTGAACACGTCCTACTCCTTTCCCAGACAGGTAGTGTTCGACTCTCTGCATCCTACTTCAGCACCTCCGGAGATCTACCTACGGTCCGAATCCGGGTGGTCTCTGTGGAAGGTCTGCGGGAGTCCGGTGACCTCAGACCCCTGCACTGCGCCCTGACCTTAAGTCTGACCCCTGGCAAGCTGCAGCGACAGCACAGCACCATCATAAGAAACTGCCGCAACCCCGTGTTTAATGAGGACTTCTTCTTCACGGAGCCTGGGGGGCAGGAGGGCCGGTTGTTGGAGATGGCGCTTAGAGTGAAGGTGCTGGATAAAGCCTCTGGGCTGGGGAGGGCTGCAGTGCTGGGGGTCGGCGTCAAACCTCTGTCTGAACTACTGACACAGTGA